ccctcacctacacctgtggacccctacaaccacgccctcacctacacctgtggacccctacaaccacgccctcacctacacctgtggacccctacaaccacgccctcacctacacctgtggacccctacaaccacgccctcacctacacctgtggacccctacaaccacgtcctcacctgtggacccctacaaccacgtcctcacctgtggacccctacaaccaccacttcacctgtggacccctgcaaccacgtcctcacctgtggacccctacaaccacgtcctcacctgtggacccctgaaACCACCacttcacctgtggacccctacaaccacgtcctcacctgtggacccctacaaccacgtcctcacctgtggacccctacaaccacgtcctcacctgtggacccctacaaccacgtcctcacctgtggacccctacaaccacgtcctcacctgtggacccctacaaccacgtcctcacctgtggacccctacaaccacgtcctcacctgtggacccctacaaccacgtcctcacctgtggacccctacaaccacgtcctcacctgtggacccctacaaccaccacttcacctgtggacccctgcaaccacgtcctcacctgtggacccctacaaccacgtcctcacctgtggacccctgcaACCACCACTTCACCTGTGGAGCCCTGcaaccacgtcctcacctgtggacccctacaaccacgtcctcacctgtggacccctacaaccacgtcctcacctgtggacccctacaaccacgtcctcgcctgtggacccctacaaccacgtcctcacctgtggacccctacaaccaccacttcacctgtggacccctacaaccacgtcctcATCTGTGGACCTCTACAACCACGTCCTTACCTGTGGACCTCtacaaccacgtcctcacctgtggacccctacaaccacgtcctcacctgtggacccctacaaccacgtcctcacctgtggacctctacaaccacgtcctcacctgtggacccctacaaccaccacttcacctgtggacccctacaaccacgccctcacctgtggacccctacaaccacgccctcacctacacctgtggacccctacaaccacgccctcacctacacctgtggacccctacaaccacgccctcacctacacctgtggacccctacaaccacgccctCACCTACATCTGTGGACCCCTTCAACCACGCCCTCAcctacacctgtggacccctacaaccacgccctcacctacacctgtggacccctacaaccacgccctcacctacacctgtggacccctacaaccacgccctcacctacacctgtggacccctacaaccacgccctcacctacacctgtggacccctacaaccacgccctcacctacacctgtggacccctacaaccacgccctcacctacacctgtggacccctacaaccacgccctcacctacacctgtggacccctacaaccacgccctcacctacacctgtggacccctacaaccacgtcctcacctgtggacccctacaaccacgtcctcacctgtggacccctacaaccaccacttcacctgtggacccctgcaaccacgtcctcacctgtggacccctacaaccacgtcctcacctgtggacccctgaaACCACCACTTCACCTGTGGAGCCCTGcaaccacgtcctcacctgtggacccctacaaccacgtcctcacctgtggacccctacaaccacgtcctcacctgtggacccctacaaccacgtcctcgcctgtggacccctacaaccacgtcctcacctgtggacccctacaaccaccacttcacctgtggacccctacaaccacgtcctcATCTGTGGACCTCtacaaccacgtcctcacctgtggacctctacaaccacgtcctcacctgtggacccctacaaccacgtcctcacctgtggacccctacaaccacgtcctcacctgtggacctctacaaccacgtcctcacctgtggacccctacaaccaccacttcacctgtggacccctacaaccaccacttcacctgtggacccctacaaccaccacttcacctgtggacccctacaaccaccacttcacctgtggacccctacaaccaccacttcacctgtggacccctacaaccaccacttcacctgtggacccctacaaccaccacttcacctgtggacccctacaaccacgccctcacctgtggacccctacaaccacgccctcacctacacctgtggacccctacaaccacgccctcacctacacctgtggacccctacaaccacgccctCACCTACACCTGTGGAGCCCTACAACCACGCCCTCACCTAcatctgtggacccctacaaccacgccctcacctacacctgtggacccctacaaccacgccctcacctacacctgtggacccctacaaccacgccctcacctacacctgtggacccctacaaccacgccctcacctacacctgtggacccctacaaccacgccctcacctacacctgtggacccctacaaccacgccctcacctacacctgtggacccctacaaccacgccctcacctacacctgtggacccctacaaccacgccctcacctacacctgtggacccctacaaccacgtcctcacctgtggaccctacaaccaccacctcacctgtggacccctacaaccacgccctcacctacacctgtggacccctacaaccacgccctcacctacacctgtggacccctacaaccacgccctcacctacacctgtggacccctacaaccacgccctcacctacacctgtggacccctacaaccacgccctcacctgtggacccctacaaccacgccctcacctacacctgtggacccctacaaccacgccctcacctacacctgtggacccctacaaccacgccctcacctacacctgtggacccctacaaccacgccctcacctacacctgtggacccctacaaccacgccctcacctacacctgtggacccctacaaccacgccctcacctacacctgtggacccctacaaccacgccctcacctacacctgtggacccctacaaccacgtcctcacctgtggacccctacaaccaccacctcacctgtggacccctacaaccaccacctcacctgtggacccctacaaccacgccctCACCTACACCTgtagacccctacaaccacgccctcacctacacctgtggacccctacaaccacgccctcacctacacctgtggacccctacaaccacgccctcacctacacctgtggacccctacaaccacgccctcacctacacctgtggacccctacaaccacgccctCACCTACACCTgtagacccctacaaccacgccctCACCTACTGCTAGCCCCAAGAATATTGCCTTCAACCTTGGAcgcacagacagacattctccataatagtatagatatatattcagtcTTCCTGCCCCCGATAAAAGGAATGATTGCTATGTCAGAAGCCCCACATGTATATTTTATATTGTAAATAATGAGAGGAGACACTCACTTGAACACACTCACACATGTGGGATCGTATCTTGAGAGAACAATGCTACATATAGTGCAATGGACTCCTTCACAGTCTTCCATATGGACTGCTGGTCCTAGGGACGTCTCGATAAGCCTAATACCAAAGCTTTCTGTCCCCGACAACTGGAATTTAAATGAATGAATggagtctctctttctctctcttaaaaaaaatattataaaatgtttcaatctCATAATATGTCACTTTACTAACTGATCACACTGCTCTATAACATTCTGATGtgttaaaacaccatccaaaataCCTTAGTTTGTGCTCCAGTGACAGACGTTCTCTTCTTTCCACATTCCACAGAAAACAACTTTCGGAAAAAGAATAACGTATTTTCTCACTTTCCGCAACATTCACACAACACAAGTTTGAGCTTTACCAACTGCCACTTAATGTCAGGTGACAAACTGACTCTTAATgttcctaaatatatatatatatatatatatatatatatatatatatatatatatatatatatatatatatatatatatatatatatacatacatatatatatatatatatatatatatatatatatatatatatatatatatatatatatatatatatatatatatatatatatatatatatatatatatatatatatatatatatatatatatatatatatatgacttctTAATACGAGGCGACCAACCGGgtcgtaatattttatttttaaattggtTCATAATGTGAGTGGGAAGCAAGCACTTGGACTTGACATATCATGACATGCTACAGCAAACACTTAGAGGTAAGGGGCCTGACGCTTGGGTTCGATCCTCGGCGGGGGCGGAAacacatgggcagagtttctttcaccctgttgcgtctgttcacctagcagtaaataggtacctgggagttagacaggtgatacgggctacttcctgggggtgtgtagcaaaaaggaggcctggtcgaggaccgggccgcggggacgctaagccccgaaatctacTCAAGACAATCTCAAGGTAACCTTCCCAGTAGTCCCACATGCACTAATTACATCAATACATGTTCCCTAGAACTCCTACGTTCTTCAAATGACAATcagcagcaaccctccccccccagcaacaccttccCCAGGCGCTGCAACACCTTCCCCAGGCGCTGCAACACCTTCCCCAGGCGCTGCAACACCTTCCCCAGGCGCTGCAACACCTTCCCCAGGTGCTGCAACACCTTCCCCAGGTGCTGCAACACCTTCCCCAGGCGCTGCAACACCTTCCCCAGGCGCTGCAACACCTTCCCCAGGCGCTGCAACACCTTCCCCAGGCGCTGCAACACCTTCCCCAGGTGCTGCAACACCTTCCCCAGGTGCTGCAACACCTTCCCCAGGTGCTGCAACACCTTCCCCAGGTGCTGCAACACCTTCCCCAGGTGCTGCAACACCTTCCCCAGGCGCTGCAACACCTTCCCCAGGCGCTGCAACACCTTCCCCAGGCGCTGCAACACCTTCCCCAGGTGCTGCAACACCTTCCCCAGGTGCTGCAACACCTTCCCCAGGTGCTGCAACACCTTCCCCAGGTGCTGCAACACCTTCCCCAGGCGCTGCAACACCTTACCCAGGTGCTGCAACACCTTCCCCAGGTGCTGCAACACCTTCCCCAGGTGCTGCAACACCTTCCCCAGGTGCTGCAACACCTTCCCCAGGTGCTGCAACACCTTCCCCAGGTGCTGCAACACCTTCCCCAGGTGCTGCAACACCTTCCCCAGGTGCTGCAACACCTTCCCCAGGCGCTGCAACACCTTACCCAGGTGCTGCAACACCTTCCCCAGGTGCTGCAACACCTTCCCCAGGCGCTGCAACACCTTCCCCAGGCGCTGCAACACCTTCCCCAGGTGCTGCAACACCTTCCCCAGGTGCTGCAACACCTTCCCCAGGTGCTGCAACACCTTCCCCAGGCGCTGCAACACCTTCCCCAGGCGCTGCAACACCTTCCCCAGGCGCTGCAACACCTTCCCCATTATCTGCAACACCTTCCCCAGGCGCTGCAACACCTTCCCCAGGTGCTGCAACACCTTCCCCAGGCGC
The window above is part of the Procambarus clarkii isolate CNS0578487 chromosome 67, FALCON_Pclarkii_2.0, whole genome shotgun sequence genome. Proteins encoded here:
- the LOC138355359 gene encoding nascent polypeptide-associated complex subunit alpha, muscle-specific form-like; translation: MAQQSATHVMAQQSATHVMAQQSATHVMAQQESKCQESKLCSEGRTLRLEGWGGHSPRPLQRGPHLECRTTLKVFPNEINNFTRRPMNSYVLQMTISSNPPPPATPSPGAATPSPGAATPSPGAATPSPGAATPSPGAATPSPGAATPSPGAATPSPGAATPSPGAATPSPGAATPSPGAATPSPGAATPSPGAATPSPGAATPSPGAATPSPGAATPSPGAATPSPGAATPSPGAATPSPGAATPSPGAATPSPGAATPSPGAATPYPGAATPSPGAATPSPGAATPSPGAATPSPGAATPSPGAATPSPGAATPSPGAATPSPGAATPYPGAATPSPGAATPSPGAATPSPGAATPSPGAATPSPGAATPSPGAATPSPGAATPSPGAATPSPGAATPSPLSATPSPGAATPSPGAATPSPGAATPSPGAATPSPGAATPSPGAATPSPGAATPSPGAATPSPGAATPSPGAARTILTTCSQAVCHEPHYKQPGVSNRVGWSQVHEVPKP